CGGCATCACGATCCTTGAAAGGTCCCAGATAGAGCTGATGATACGGTTTCCCCTTCACACGAATCATCTTCTGAAAGGCTGGCAAACCAAGGCGTTCGAGTTCCTGTTGTTTTAAATCGGCATTGGCCTTGTCCGTATAGGCCAGCATTTTGACGGCAATCCGCTTCTCTCCCTTGCCGGATTTATGTTCCCCGGTCTCATTTGCAGATTGATCGGGCTTGCGAACCGAGGCAGCAGGTCCATCCTCCCCCTTGCGTTCCGGCCTGCGCAGCGGGGAACCAGATTTTTCCCCAGCCGAGGGTTCCGGTTTGCGAACCTGGGCACGNNNNNNNNNNNNNNNNNNNNNNNNNNNNNNNNNNNNNNNNNNNNNNNNNNNNNNNNNNNNNNNNNNNNNNNNNNNNNNNNNNNNNNNNNNNNNNNNNNCGGGCATCCTCCGCCGGCCTGCTTTCCGGTTTGTGCGCCGGGGCACGGGCATCCTCCGCCGGCCTGCTTTCCGGTTTGTGCGCCGGGGCACGGGCATCCTCTGCTGCCAGGCGCTCTGGTTTGGACATCAGGTTTGGGGATTTTTTCGAATCGGAGATGACCTGAGACGCCTGCCCCTCGGCAATCGGAATCCCCTTGATGTCCAGCTTGTCCTGCATCAGACGCAAGGCGGCAGTCAGTTTATCCCGGCTGGCAAATGGACCCACAAACAGACGAATAAAAGGTTGTTGACCCACTTTGGTCTGCTGATGAAAAACCGGCAAGTGCAGTTTTTCCAGTTTTTCATAGGTCTCCCGGGCCGGCTTCCGTTCGGAAAATGAACCGGCATAGATCAAATTGGCATCTGCGGGAGGGGCAGACACTGATGGCGCAGACACTGATGGCGCAGACGCTGATGGCGCAGACACTGATGGCGCAGACGCTGATGGCGCAGTTGCACCTGGCTTGGCAACCATCTTTTGTCCGGCAGCAGTATGCCGGGCATCACTCATCTCCACGGCCAGATCATGGACACTCCCCTTGATGCCGGTCTTCTCCTCAATCAACCGGACCGCCAACTCGGCCTCGGCGGCATCGGAAAATGACCCGGCATTGACCCGGTAATATTGCTGGCCATTAACAAGTATGGTTTTATAGAAACTGGGAATCCCCAGGGCATTGACCCGGGCGGTAACGTGCTGGGCATTGTTGCTGTTGCCATAAGATCCCAGATAAATGGAATAACTGGTTTCCCGGCTCCGCGCCGCATCCCCTTCCGGCGGCGGATTGGGGTTGAACTTGAAATCGCCCAAAGCCGGTTTATCCAACTGGGCCGCCGCTTTTTTAGGATGCTCCCCTTTTTTGGACTTGGGTTGCACCGGCTGGTCGGAATCCGCCGGATCCCGGGTCATGATGTAAAAGGTGC
The DNA window shown above is from Magnetococcales bacterium and carries:
- a CDS encoding SPOR domain-containing protein, with product MVPGIAATLFSIFVLLVPWLAMGAIGEQGAFITNAYFSDKLVEVGEVLKPSSVVSVLPANMSGVNGYFIMDVVFIETGTHQLQIDILDRNSKKIADMAYDPVQVRDKDHVYTVVGSVAGEFPSGWLFFKVFDQINSRERQHLSTFYIMTRDPADSDQPVQPKSKKGEHPKKAAAQLDKPALGDFKFNPNPPPEGDAARSRETSYSIYLGSYGNSNNAQHVTARVNALGIPSFYKTILVNGQQYYRVNAGSFSDAAEAELAVRLIEEKTGIKGSVHDLAVEMSDARHTAAGQKMVAKPGATAPSASAPSVSAPSASAPSVSAPSVSAPPADANLIYAGSFSERKPARETYEKLEKLHLPVFHQQTKVGQQPFIRLFVGPFASRDKLTAALRLMQDKLDIKGIPIAEGQASQVISDSKKSPNLMSKPERLAAEDARAPAHKPESRPAEDARAPAHKPESRPAEDAR